A single region of the Kwoniella botswanensis chromosome 1, complete sequence genome encodes:
- a CDS encoding asparagine-tRNA ligase translates to MKRTSIKLSTLPPTLRTILLQRTAQTAASKSSTESPGEPISVNGWIKSLRTHKNVSFAEINDGSSGKSLQAVLKGKGKADGLTNGTSVNLKGELKKSKGQGQDLELLVNDLNILGECDSETYPIQKKSLPNSVLRDNAHLRFRTSQTAAVMRIRDNIMRDWHDWFEENDFIHIHTPLLTSSDCEGAGEVFTLLDQPKPNNTQTTTFFPHPVHLTVSSQLHLEAPTHSLSRTYTLSPSFRAEPSLTSRHLSEFYMLEGEVGFIDDLDQLLDVVEDGIKFSVDRILKEGSKRGKRVKEDLEIISKSLNDNTENEVVEQQGVINRSDPLNHLRQILAKPFTRIDYTQALDLLRQAKQERREEGELPLKDVPTWGEGLSTENEKWLANHFNGPVFVMRYPNKIKPFYMLPSSSPSTGQIGHGEETVECFDLLFPLIGEMAGGSLREHRLDHLTRAIEQNGMKKEDYEWYTDLRRYGSIPHGGWGMGWDRWISYVTGVGNVRDVVAYPRWKGHCKY, encoded by the exons atgaaaaggaCATCAATAAAGTTATCGACCCTTCCACCCACCCTACGCACTATCCTGTTACAGCGGACCGCCCAGACCGCAGCATCAAAATCATCCACTGAATCACCTGGAGAACCAATCTCCGTCAACGGATGGATCAAATCTTTACGGACTCACAAAAACGTTTCTTTCGCTGAGATCAATGACGGGAGCTCGGGAAAGAGCCTGCAGGCTGTACTGAAAGGCAAGGGAAAAGCtgatgg ACTGACGAACGGGACGAGCGTGAATCTCAAAGGAGAATTGAAGAAATCAAAAGGCCAAGGACAAGATTTAGAATTATTGGTGAATGATCTGAACATCTTAGGAGAGTGCGACTccgag ACATACCCAATCCAAAAGAAATCACTACCTAATTCTGTACTTCGTGATAACGCTCATTTGAGATTCCGTACTTCCCAGACCGCAGCTGTgatgaggataagggatAATATCATGAGAGATTGGCATGATTGGTTCGAG GAGAACGACTTTATCCATATACACACCCCTCTCCTTACTTCATCAGATTGCGAAGGTGCCGGGGAAGTATTTACTCTCCTTGATCAACCTAAACCCAACAATACCCAGACGACAACGTTCTTtcctcatcctgttcattTAACCGTATCTTCTCAACTTCACTTGGAAGCtcccactcactctctctcacgtacatatacattatcaccttcattcaGGGCCGAACCAAGTTTGACATCAAGACATCTGAGTGAATTTTACatgttggaaggtgaagtgggATTTATAGATGATCTAGATCAATTACTGGACGTTGTTGAAGATGGAATTAAATTCAGTGTAGATCGTATACTGAAAGAGGGTAGTAAGAGAGGTAAAAGGGTTAAAGAGGATTTAGAGATAATATCGAAATCTTTGAATGACAACACGGAGAATGAGGTGGTAGAACAACAAGGAGTGATCAATCGATCGGATCCATTAAATCACTTGAGACAAATACTCGCTAAACCATTTACGAGAATCGATTATACTCAAGCTTTGGATTTACTTAGACAAGCTAAacaggaaagaagggaagaaggtgaattacctTTGAAGGATGTGCCGACTTGGGGAGAAGGTTTGTCGACAGAAAATGAAAAATGGTTGGCTAATCATTTTAATGGACCGGTATTCGTTATGAGGTATCCCAATAAGATTAAACCTTTTTACATGTTACCTTCCTCGTCCCCTTCCACAGGCCAGATTGGCCACGGAGAGGAGACAGTAGAATGTTTTGATCTCCTTTTCCCCCTCATTGGCGAGATGGCTGGTGGATCCCTTAGAGAACATCGTCTAGATCATCTCACTCGTGCGATCGAACAAAATggaatgaagaaagaagactACGAGTGGTATACTGATTTGAGAAGATACGGATCTATACCCCATGGGGGTTGGGGGATGGGTTGGGATAGATGGATAAGTTATGTGACCGGCGTGGGGAACGTAAGAGACGTGGTGGCTTACCCGAGATGGAAGGGACATTGTAAATACTAA